The sequence below is a genomic window from Dyadobacter chenwenxiniae.
GTCAAAACCGTTTCTTCCAATGCTTTTTGCAGAGAATGGGCGATATCGTGATGTAGTTGTTCAAAGGGGTCTTCTTTCGTCCGGCCCGGACCCCACCATTGTTGCGGGTCAAACTCATCGATCGTATACTGACCATTGTCCTGCACATGAATGATGGAGCGAAAATCTTCCAGGTAAACAGGCTTGCCATACGAGGCGAGCGCCATTACTTTGTATTCATCTGATGAATGCAGAAATCCAAGATACGTAGTAATTTTTTCATACAACATTCCGAGCGAATGCGGCATATCCACCGTTGAAATCTGTTCCAGCGAGTTGCCTTTGCCCATAAAATAGGCGGTCGTTGCTTTCTCGCCACGGCCATCCAATGTCATTACCGCAGCCTCCTGAAATGGCGAAGGGAAAAATGCGCTCGCTGCGTGTGCTACATGATGGTTTACAAATTCCCATTTTTCTGTCAGAGATCCTGCATCGGCGAGGCGCTTTTGCAGATGATGCGGATAACCGTCGCGCAGTTGCTCCGGCGCTTTCCGGATATAGTTTAGGAATAAGGTGTCCCAGCCATTGTAAACATCCGCCTGAACCAGCACATCAGATCCCGAAAGCAAGTCGTCTTCATAGACCGACGCATCATTTACACCTTCCGGGTCAAAGGAATACGCAATACGGTCAACATCTTTTAATGTGATAGCCGCCGTTTTAAGGCAATAATCGATCGCATGGAAGGGCAATTCCCAGGTAGAAAATGGCACCGGGCGCTTGCCGTGTTTGATATGGGTGAACCTTTCTTCTTCGGCTGCAGCAATGATCTTGCCGTCTTTCACGAGCGCCGCAGCCGTATCATGAAATGCCGCGTTGATTCCTAAAATATACATAGCTCATCTGTCAGTTTAAAATGCAGCCCGACCTTATAAGGATTATGCCAACGTATGTGTCTGAACAGGTTTGGTTTAAGCCGGAACCAGATTTTATTATGCGTGCTCTACATATAAATGCGCTCGGCGTATGCAGTCGAAATAATATGGAGAAGAGTTGTTGTGCCACAACTGTAAGTGGGGATAAACTGTGGACATTCTTCTATTCCCAGTTTATTGACGGCGACATCCTTATACGTTGAGTTAGAAGCGTTTCTCCTGCGTTTATGCATAACATCAGCTAAAATAGTGTGTATCAGGGAAGCGGTTCTATCGGAATGGCACCGTTTTTTACAAGCGCCGGTCTGATTAACGCAAATTGCACTGAATATGGACGGAAACATCAGCACGGAAAAAAGGCTTAAAATCTTCACATGGCACATACATGGAAGCTATCTCTTTTACCTTTCGCAGGGAGATTATGACATTTTTATTCCTGTAAGGGAAACCAAAGACGAAGGTTATTATGGCCGTGGCAACACCTTCCCATTTGGCCCGAATGTGATTGAAATTCCGGCGGAAGAAGTCCGTAATATGGAGTTTGATTGTATTCTGTTCCAATCCGAAAGAAACTTTCTGTCAGACCAGCATGAAATACTCGCTAGCTGGCAAAAGCGACTCCCTCGCATATACGTAGAGCACAACACCCCCGAAATACATCCCACGAACTCACGGCACATCATGACTGATCCGGAAGTTACGTTGGTACATGTGACGCATTTTAACAAACTAATGTGGGATAATGCAGGCGTGCGAAATGTACGTGTCATTGAACATGGCGTGTGCATTCCTGAGGTAACTTATCAGGGTGACATTCCCCGGGGAATTGTTGTCATCAACCACATCCAGCAACGTGGCCGGATTACGGGCTGGGACGTTTTTGATGAAGTAAGAAAACAAGTGCCGCTTGACCTTGTGGGCATGGGCACATTGGAGTCCGGAGGACTGGGGGAAGTGCTCAACCCGCAGTTACCGGAATTTATCAGCCATTACCGCTTTTTCTTCAACCCGATCCGATACACGAGTTTTGGCCTTGCCGTTTGTGAGGCTATGATGGCGGGAATGCCCGTGGTTGCCCTGGCGACCACGGAATACGTGACTGTCATTAAAAATGGCGAATCAGGGTTCATTGATACCAATATTGACAAACTGATCGAAAACATGAACCGGCTGATTGCCGATGAAGGCGAGGCCAGAAGTTTGGGAGAACGTGCCAGGGCCATTGCCCTTGACAAGTTCAGTATCAAACGCTTCACCAATGACTGGGAAAAGATCTTCAGACAGACTATTCAATTAAATATCCACAATCATGAAAAAGAGAATAGCATTTATCAGTGAACATGCTTCTCCGCTGGCAGTGCTGGGAGGGGTGGATAGCGGAGGACAAAATGTATATGTGGCTGAAATTTGCAAATCGCTCACAAAACTAGGCTATGTGATCGACATTTTTACCAGGAAAGACAATGAGGAATTGCCGCAGATTGTATCTTGGCTGCCTGATATCCGGGTAATCAATGTGGACGCGGGACCTGCCCGGGAAGTGGCAAAAGAGCTTTTGCTGGGATATATGGATGATTTTACAACCAACATGATCCGTTTCATCCGAAACAGCCGTATTGAATACGAGTTGGTCCATGCGAACTTTTTCATGTCCGGCCTGGTAGCGTCTGCGATCAAAAAAACATTGGGAATTCCTTATGTGATCACATTTCATGCGCTGGGGAAAATAAGGATGATCCATCAAAAAGAAAAAGATGCGTTTCCGGCCGCCCGTCTCGATATTGAACAGATGATCGTAAATGACGCGAATTTCATCATCGCCGAATGTCCGCAAGACCGCCAGGACCTTGTCGATTATTATCATGCAGACGCCAGTCGTATTAGCATTATTCCATGCGGATTCAGTTCGGATGAATTTTATCCGGCTTCCAAGAGTGCAGCCAGACAGCGGCTTGGCCTGCGAAAAGATGAAGT
It includes:
- a CDS encoding carbamoyltransferase family protein, which gives rise to MYILGINAAFHDTAAALVKDGKIIAAAEEERFTHIKHGKRPVPFSTWELPFHAIDYCLKTAAITLKDVDRIAYSFDPEGVNDASVYEDDLLSGSDVLVQADVYNGWDTLFLNYIRKAPEQLRDGYPHHLQKRLADAGSLTEKWEFVNHHVAHAASAFFPSPFQEAAVMTLDGRGEKATTAYFMGKGNSLEQISTVDMPHSLGMLYEKITTYLGFLHSSDEYKVMALASYGKPVYLEDFRSIIHVQDNGQYTIDEFDPQQWWGPGRTKEDPFEQLHHDIAHSLQKALEETVLTLANWLYQETQAENLCMAGGVALNCVMNAVIRDKGPFKNIWVQPAAGDAGTALGAAQWLDVQLNSQHEGRYTAPMDHVYWGPEYTDDEIEKFMIWAKMPYKRLYDVAKETAAILAEDKIIAWYQGRMEFGPRSLGSRSILASPIHPDMQARLNDIKDREDFRPVAPVVLEEDAPEWFENADVSPFMLFVYPVKDEKADQIPAVRHTDGTARVQTINAQQHPLYYKLISEFKKLTGVPVLVNTSFNTRGEPIVCSPRDAIECFWTSPFDALIINSFILEK
- a CDS encoding glycosyltransferase — its product is MDGNISTEKRLKIFTWHIHGSYLFYLSQGDYDIFIPVRETKDEGYYGRGNTFPFGPNVIEIPAEEVRNMEFDCILFQSERNFLSDQHEILASWQKRLPRIYVEHNTPEIHPTNSRHIMTDPEVTLVHVTHFNKLMWDNAGVRNVRVIEHGVCIPEVTYQGDIPRGIVVINHIQQRGRITGWDVFDEVRKQVPLDLVGMGTLESGGLGEVLNPQLPEFISHYRFFFNPIRYTSFGLAVCEAMMAGMPVVALATTEYVTVIKNGESGFIDTNIDKLIENMNRLIADEGEARSLGERARAIALDKFSIKRFTNDWEKIFRQTIQLNIHNHEKENSIYQ
- a CDS encoding glycosyltransferase, which gives rise to MKKRIAFISEHASPLAVLGGVDSGGQNVYVAEICKSLTKLGYVIDIFTRKDNEELPQIVSWLPDIRVINVDAGPAREVAKELLLGYMDDFTTNMIRFIRNSRIEYELVHANFFMSGLVASAIKKTLGIPYVITFHALGKIRMIHQKEKDAFPAARLDIEQMIVNDANFIIAECPQDRQDLVDYYHADASRISIIPCGFSSDEFYPASKSAARQRLGLRKDEVILLQLGRMVPRKGIDNVIRAMRYLTDVPKIKLLVVGGSDEKPDFEKNLELKRLKDIADSEGVESHVKFVGRRNREQLRDYYQAADFFISTPWYEPFGITPLEAMACGTPVIGSNVGGIKYTVQHNQTGFLVPPHNPEALAQAVREGISCPERYRSLSQNALNRVNEKFTWDRVAKSAHQLYMKAANRNYNGRVFLLHVKELERNAVKKYQPGAITYAIS